A window of Juglans regia cultivar Chandler chromosome 7, Walnut 2.0, whole genome shotgun sequence contains these coding sequences:
- the LOC109003710 gene encoding D-3-phosphoglycerate dehydrogenase 1, chloroplastic-like: MESIGVLMLCPMSVYLEQELQSRFNLFKLWTVPQKPEFFKEHASSIRAVVGNAGAGADAELISALPKLEIVSSYSVGVDKIDLDKCREKGIRVTYTPDVLTDDVADLAIGLILAVLRTLCASDRYVRSGAWKKGDFRLNTKFTGKTVGIIGLGRIGMAVAKRAEAFNCPISYHTRRAKPDIQYTYYPSVVELASNCDILVVACPLNEETWHIINREVIDALGPKGVLINIGRGPHVDEPELVSALVEGRLGGAGLDVYEKEPEVPKELFGLENVVLLPHIGSGTVETRTAMADLVIGNLEAYFLNKPLLTPLGGTQSKTTYFCYFCNRCNLVNLLANITTTVSNPKTPTATALSSLKTPTILIETENQTLARLLLVLLHIHFMDSIGVLMTYPMSDYLEQELQKRFNLFKLWAHSSKSDLLEKHSNSIQALVGNTKIGADAELIDSLPKLEIVSSYSVGLDKIDLRKCEEKGIRVTNTPDVLTDDVAELAIGLILAVTRRVCECDRFVRRGFWKKGNFGLATKFSGKSVGIVGLGRIGTAIAKRAEAFGCPISYHSRSEKPETNYKYYSNIIDLAANCHILIVACALTEETRHIVNREVIDALGPNGILINIGRGPHIDETELVSALLEGRLGGAGLDVFENEPDVPERLFGLENVVLLPHVGSDTVETSEAMADLVIKNLEAHFLKKPLLTPVI; this comes from the exons ATGGAGTCCATTGGCGTACTCATGCTTTGCCCGATGTCCGTCTACCTCGAGCAGGAGCTGCAGAGCCGCTTCAATCTCTTCAAGCTCTGGACCGTCCCACAGAAGCCAGAGTTCTTCAAGGAACACGCATCCTCCATCCGGGCCGTCGTCGGCAACGCAGGTGCCGGAGCCGACGCCGAGCTCATCAGCGCTCTGCCGAAACTCGAGATCGTCTCGAGCTATAGTGTCGGAGTGGACAAGATCGATCTGGACAAGTGCAGAGAGAAGGGGATTAGGGTTACGTACACGCCGGACGTGCTGACCGATGACGTGGCGGACCTTGCGATTGGGCTGATACTGGCGGTGCTGAGGACACTGTGTGCGAGCGATCGTTACGTGAGGAGTGGGGCGTGGAAGAAGGGTGACTTCAGGTTGAATACTAAG TTCACCGGCAAAACAGTTGGTATTATCGGTTTGGGAAGAATTGGTATGGCAGTTGCTAAGAGAGCTGAAGCATTTAACTGCCCAATCTCTTACCACACGAGAAGAGCAAAGCCAGACATACAATACACATACTATCCAAGTGTTGTTGAGCTAGCCTCCAACTGTGATATTCTGGTTGTTGCATGCCCTCTAAATGAAGAGACCTGGCATATCATCAACCGTGAAGTCATTGATGCATTGGGCCCGAAGGGTGTTCTCATCAACATCGGGAGGGGCCCTCACGTGGACGAACCCGAGCTGGTATCTGCACTAGTTGAAGGCAGGCTAGGCGGGGCTGGTCTCGATGTGTATGAAAAGGAGCCTGAAGTACCTAAGGAACTGTTTGGGCTTGAAAACGTAGTCCTCCTGCCTCATATAGGAAGTGGCACGGTGGAAACCCGGACTGCCATGGCTGACCTTGTGATTGGAAACCTGGAGGCTTACTTTTTGAACAAACCCCTGTTAACCCCATTG ggtggaaCTCAATCCAAAACGACGTACTTTTGCTACTTTTGCAATCGTtgcaaccttgttaaccttctTGCGAATATCACGACCACcgtttcaaatcctaaaacgcCCACCGCCACTGCCCTGAGTTCCCTCAAAACACCGACCATATTAATTGAAACGGAAAATCAAACCCTAGCCCGACtcctcctcgtcctcctccacATTCACTTCATGGACTCCATAGGCGTCCTCATGACCTACCCAATGTCCGATTACCTCGAACAAGAACTCCAAAAGCGCTTCAACCTCTTCAAACTCTGGGCTCATTCCTCAAAGTCTGATTTATTGGAAAAACACTCTAACTCCATCCAAGCGCTTGTGGGAAACACCAAAATCGGTGCCGACGCTGAACTCATCGACTCATTACCCAAGTTGGAGATCGTCTCGAGTTACAGTGTGGGGTTGGATAAGATTGATCTGAGGAAATGTGAGGAGAAAGGAATCAGGGTTACCAATACGCCCGACGTATTGACCGATGATGTTGCCGAATTGGCGATTGGGTTGATCCTGGCTGTTACGAGGAGGGTTTGTGAGTGTGACAGGTTTGTGAGGAGAGGGTTTTGGAAGAAAGGCAATTTCGGATTGGCTACCAAG TTCAGTGGTAAATCAGTAGGAATTGTTGGGTTGGGAAGGATTGGCACAGCAATTGCAAAGAGAGCCGAAGCATTTGGCTGCCCTATCAGTTACCACTCGAGATCTGAGAAACCAGAAACAAATTACAAGTACTACTCGAACATCATCGACTTGGCTGCCAATTGTCATATTCTCATTGTTGCTTGTGCTTTGACAGAAGAAACCCGACACATCGTCAACCGTGAAGTTATTGATGCATTGGGTCCAAATGGCATTCTCATTAACATTGGAAGAGGTCCACACATCGACGAAACTGAACTTGTGTCTGCACTCCTTGAAGGCCGGTTGGGTGGGGCTGGGCTTGATGTGTTCGAAAATGAGCCAGACGTTCCTGAACGGCTTTTTGGGCTTGAAAACGTAGTTCTTCTGCCTCATGTGGGGAGTGACACTGTGGAAACCAGCGAGGCAATGGCAGACCTTGTGATAAAAAACTTAGAGGCACACTTTTTAAAGAAGCCACTGCTAACTCCagtgatttga
- the LOC109003709 gene encoding dynein light chain 1, cytoplasmic: MLEGKAMVEDTDMPVKMQIQAMASASQALDLYDVIDCRSIAAHIKKDFDKRFGGGWQCVVGSNFGCFFTHSKGTFIYFKLETLNFLIFKGAASSSP; this comes from the exons ATGTTGGAAGGAAAAGCTATGGTGGAAGACACAGACATGCCTGTGAAGATGCAGATCCAAGCAATGGCTTCTGCTTCTCAAGCTTTGGATCTCTACGATGTCATTGACTGCAGATCCATTGCTGCCCACATAAAAAAG GATTTTGACAAGAGGTTTGGGGGTGGATGGCAGTGCGTGGTGGGTTCGAATTTTGGGTGTTTCTTCACTCATTCTAAAGGAACTTTCATCTACTTTAAGCTGGAGACTCTCAATTTCCTCATCTTCAAAGGGGCTGCTTCCTCCTCTCCATGA
- the LOC109003708 gene encoding uncharacterized protein LOC109003708 — protein sequence MGIKKAVSLYPLLPMISIVIFCVLLSTQHCAAATAKKNGESLIKKTCKQTEFPDVCRSTLESDPRSSNAVDVRGLSRIGMELVFIKGRETLKVAYKLVLNSTGYDIWSRRAGCMSSYNMSIHNVKEKGLPYFNARRYKYAYQILENARGEISYCGTLNVPELAERTTMMTQFLTALKAILHLLF from the coding sequence atgggcATCAAAAAGGCTGTTTCTCTTTATCCTCTCCTCCCTATGATCTCAATTGTTATATTCTGTGTGTTGCTCTCAACCCAGCATTGTGCAGCAGCAACTGCAAAGAAGAATGGTGAGTCGCTGATAAAGAAAACATGCAAACAGACAGAGTTTCCAGATGTTTGCAGGTCAACTTTGGAGTCAGATCCTCGGAGCTCAAATGCAGTAGATGTGAGGGGACTGTCCAGGATAGGTATGGAGCTGGTGTTCATTAAAGGTCGAGAAACATTAAAGGTAGCCTACAAACTGGTGCTCAACAGTACTGGCTATGATATTTGGTCACGCCGCGCGGGATGCATGAGTTCCTATAATATGAGCATCCATAATGTTAAGGAGAAGGGTCTCCCCTATTTTAACGCAAGGAGGTATAAATATGCGTATCAAATTCTGGAAAATGCTAGGGGGGAAATAAGTTATTGCGGTACGCTTAACGTGCCGGAGCTTGCTGAAAGGACTACGATGATGACACAGTTTCTCACTGCTTTGAAAGCCAttctccatcttcttttctAA
- the LOC109003699 gene encoding protein disulfide isomerase-like 1-6 has protein sequence MHMRKPTSKFLFFTLSLFLLLTFLITIKASEPAPNENDDEDLEGLEELIAWDEEEEKREQEGSSSVRSSEAEVLTRAQRIVLELNNDNTKRIIDGNEFVLVLGYAPWCARSAELMPQFAEAATSLKELGSPLLMAKLDAERYPKAASLLEIKGFPTLLLFVNGTSQVYTGGFSAEEIVIWARKKTGVPVIKIRSVAEAEEFLKKYHTFVTGLFEEFEGPDYEEFVKAAISDNEIQFVEVSGIDVAKVLFPDIKDTNHFIGIVKSEPERYTKYEGTFKMEKILQFLDSNKFPLVTKLTELNSARVYSSPIKLQVIVFAEVDDFKNLLEPLQEVARKFKSKIMFIYIDIAYENLAKPFLTLFGLEEAENTVVTAFDNRISSKFLLPSDPIQTNIEEFCQGLLDGALSPYFKSQTIPDNKDASIQIIVGKTFDDLVLSSPKNVLLEVYTPWCIKCETTSKHVEKLAKHFKGLDNLVFARIDASANEHPKLQVDDYPTLLFYPAEDKANPIMLSTKSSLKDLAASINKHVKAKDHVTKDEL, from the exons ATGCATATGAGGAAACCCACTTCGAAATTCCTCTTTTTTACCCTCAGTCTTTTTCTATTACTGACTTTTCTCATTACCATCAAGGCCTCTGAGCCCGCCCCAAATGAAAATGACGATGAAGATTTGGAAGGTCTTGAAGAACTGATAGCAtgggatgaagaagaagagaagcgAGAACAAGAAGGGTCATCCAGTGTGAGGTCATCAGAGGCTGAGGTTTTAACCAGAGCCCAGAGGATTGTTCTTGAGCTTAACAACGATAACACCAAGAGGATCATTGATGGGAATGAGTTCGTGCTCGTTCTGGGGTATGCGCCTTGGTGTGCAAGGAGTGCCGAGCTTATGCCTCAGTTTGCTGAGGCTGCAACTTCACTCAAGGAATTGGGGAGTCCTCTTTTGATGGCCAAGCTCGACGCGGAACGGTATCCGAAGGCGGCGTCCCTTCTTGAGATCAAAGGGTTCCCTACTCTTCTTCTGTTTGTTAATGGGACTTCTCAAGTATACACTGGTGGATTTTCAGC GGAAGAAATAGTTATCTGGGCAAGAAAAAAAACTGGTGTACCTGTTATTAAAATAAGGTCAGTGGCGGAGGCAGAAGAATTTCTGAAAAAGTACCATACATTTGTTACTGGTCTGTTCGAGGAATTTGAG GGACCTGATTATGAAGAATTTGTAAAAGCGGCAATATCTGACAATGAAATCCAGTTTGTTGAAGTGAGTGGCATCGATGTTGCAAAAGTTCTTTTCCCAGATATCAAAGATACTAACCATTTCATTGGGATTGTTAAAAGTGAACCCGAAAGATACACTAAATACG AAGGGACcttcaaaatggaaaaaatattacagTTTCTGGACAGTAACAAGTTCCCATTAGTTACTAAATTGACTGAGCTAAATTCTGCACGAGTTTACTCTAGCCCTATCAAACTTCAG GTCATTGTCTTTGCAGAGGTTGATGACTTTAAGAATCTTCTTGAGCCCCTTCAAGAAGTTGCCCGAAAGTTCAAGTCAAAG ataatgtttatatatatagacattgCATACGAGAACCTTGCAAAGCCATTCTTAACTTTATTTGGGCTTGAAGAAGCAGAGAACACTGTG GTGACTGCATTTGATAACAGAATCAGCTCGAAGTTTTTGTTACCATCAGATCCGATCCAGACCAACATAGAA GAGTTTTGCCAAGGGCTCCTGGATGGTGCTCTTTCTCCATACTTCAAGTCACAGACAATACCAGACAAT AAAGATGCAAGCATACAGATCATTGTAGGAAAGACATTTGATGACCTGGTTTTGAGCAGTCCTAAGAATGTTCTTCTAGAG GTATACACACCGTGGTGCATCAAGTGTGAAACCACCAGCAAGCATGTTGAAAAGTTGGCTAAGCACTTCAAAGGTTTGGATAATCTGGTATTTGCAAGGATAGACGCTTCTGCTAATGAACACCCAAAACTGCAG GTAGATGACTATCCAACACTCCTCTTTTACCCTGCAGAGGATAAAGCAAATCCG ATCATGCTATCTACTAAATCCAGCTTGAAGGATCTGGCGGCATCTATCAACAAACATGTGAAAGCTAAAGATCACGTTACGAAAGATGAATTATAG
- the LOC109003706 gene encoding uncharacterized protein LOC109003706: MLSAKSESDITSLAPSSPSRSPKRPVYYVQSPSRDSHDGDKSSSLQATPIYNNSPMESPSHPSFGRHSRNSSASRFSGIFRSSSGRKGARKRNDKGWPECNVIMEEGAYNELQDKAFTRRFQALIALFGFVLLFTTFCLIIWGASRPYKAEITMKSLAVNNLYVGEGSDSTGVPTKMLTVNGSLKMNIYNPATLFGIHVSSTPVNLVYSEITVATGQLKKYYQPRKSHRTVSVNLEGDKVPLYGAGSGITISPNGGVVPLTLTFQIRSRGDVVGKLVRIKHRRQISCPLVIDSTSTKPIKFKKNTCTYEWRS; encoded by the exons ATGCTTTCGGCAAAATCCGAGTCTGATATCACCAGCTTAGCTCCATCGTCACCTTCAAGGTCCCCCAAGCGCCCTGTATACTATGTACAGAGCCCTTCAAGGGACTCTCATGATGGAGACAAGTCCTCTTCTTTGCAGGCCACTCCAATCTACAACAACAGCCCAATGGAGTCCCCTTCTCACCCGTCTTTCGGGCGCCACTCGAGGAACTCCTCGGCCAGCCGGTTTTCCGGGATTTTCCGGTCGTCCTCAGGGAGAAAAGGAGCCAGGAAGAGGAATGACAAGGGGTGGCCCGAGTGTAATGTGATCATGGAAGAAGGAGCTTACAATGAACTCCAGGACAAGGCGTTTACAAGGCGGTTTCAGGCTTTGATTGCCTTGTTTGGTTTTGTGCTCTTGTTCACTACGTTTTGCTTGATTATATGGGGAGCTAGCCGGCCTTACAAGGCAGAGATTACCATGAAG AGCTTGGCAGTAAACAACTTATATGTTGGAGAGGGTTCAGACTCCACCGGGGTACCAACAAAGATGCTGACAGTGAATGGTTCATTGAAGATGAACATATACAATCCTGCTACGTTGTTTGGCATTCACGTTAGCTCCACCCCTGTCAATCTCGTATATTCAGAGATTACCGTTGCGACTGGTCAG CTGAAGAAATATTATCAGCCAAGAAAAAGTCACAGAACTGTCTCGGTGAATTTGGAAGGTGACAAGGTTCCTCTGTATGGGGCTGGATCAGGTATAACAATATCCCCAAATGGTGGCGTAGTCCCATTGACCTTGACATTTCAAATCCGGTCTCGCGGGGATGTGGTGGGTAAGCTAGTGAGAATAAAGCACCGAAGGCAGATCTCTTGCCCTTTGGTCATCGACTCCACCAGCACCAAACCGATCAAGTTCAAAAAGAACACGTGCACATATGAATGGAGATCATGA